From Salvia splendens isolate huo1 chromosome 3, SspV2, whole genome shotgun sequence, a single genomic window includes:
- the LOC121796742 gene encoding UDP-glycosyltransferase 73E1-like yields MAGRGHISAVNVHHCTKWLDLHEPGCVIYVALGSLARPAPEQMMELPLALDESNRPFVWGLGGASSPALEGMFVESGFVRRTRDRGFLIHGWAPQLVILSHPAVGGFLTHCGWNSKVEGITAGCLGVAFGEEEKAEVFVAKDAIKGALVVLMEEGAEMRVGELSLHNVAGGGVVDDGAGGGAGQRRKRAGGGREEEELEAGQQLRKTTSFYDFPMPDTSIFKHAT; encoded by the exons ATGGCCGGGAGGGGGCATATCTCCGCCGTCAATGTGCATCACTGCACGAAATGGCTCGATCTGCATGAGCCGGGATGCGTGATCTACGTGGCTCTGGGCTCGTTGGCGCGCCCCGCGCCTGAGCAGATGATGGAGCTGCCGCTCGCTCTTGACGAATCGAATAGGCCTTTCGTTTGGGGCTTGGGGGGAGCTTCGTCTCCGGCGTTGGAGGGTATGTTTGTGGAGAGTGGATTCGTGCGGAGGACTAGAGACAGAGGCTTCTTGATTCACGGTTGGGCGCCACAGCTCGTGATCCTATCACACCCTGCGGTTGGGGGGTTCTTGACGCACTGTGGATGGAACTCGAAGGTTGAAGGGATCACGGCGGGGTGCC TTGGTGTTGCGTTTGGAGAGGAGGAGAAGGCTGAGGTGTTCGTGGCAAAGGATGCTATCAAGGGAGCTTTGGTGGTGTTGATGGAGGAAGGTGCAGAAATGAGGGTAGGAGAGCTCAGTTTACACAA CGTGGCTGGTGGTGGCGTTGTCGACGATGGAGCTGGTGGTGGTGCTGGGCAGCGGAGGAAGAGGGCTGGCGGAGGAAGGGAGGAAGAGGAGCTGGAGGCAGGGCAGCAGCTAcgtaaaacgacgtcgttttacgATTTTCCGATGCCGGACACGTCAATATTCAAGCATGCCACATAA
- the LOC121797360 gene encoding UDP-glycosyltransferase 73C4-like, with the protein MLLHHHTHFQIGTFHASIIYPPFPHYKPQTKTIDKSTMEPPHFVMFPFMAQGHLIPAVDIAKMLAKRGVTVSILVTPKNGCRVKKVVDRAIASGLSIRVFHLRLPCAEAGLPEGCEHFDTLPSKDHVLNFFKATAMLRDQVQDFIARVNPTCLIADMCFPWATDVATQLGIPRLVFHGTSCFSLSCVNLLENSSFFEGIASDTEYFVVPGLPHRIEITKIQARGSVQELNPESVEIRKQIFNSEEDAAGTVANTFQELESEYINKYANIKSKKVWCIGPVSLCNVEESDKAERGNTAAIEGHECLKWLDSHAPGSVIYVCLGSISRVGDVQLMEMGLGLEATNRPFVWVIRNASDAFESWLSEEKFEERVGGRGLLIRGWAPQVLILSHRATGGFVTHCGWNSTLEGVSSGVGMITWPVFAEQFCNEKFIVGVIKTGVRVGVEVPVQLGMDESGEVQVKRDDVKRAIDELMDGGVEGAERRERARRLGEAAKRAVEEGGSSQVSMTELMQDMVRLKASYSDKSLDATKLDEISSLISTPVN; encoded by the coding sequence ATGCTCTTACATCATCACACACACTTCCAAATTGGAACCTTCCATGCCTCCATTATTTATCCCCCTTTTCCACATTACAAACCACAAACCAAAACCATTGATAAATCTACAATGGAACCGCCACATTTCGTAATGTTCCCCTTCATGGCTCAAGGACACCTGATTCCCGCCGTCGACATCGCCAAGATGCTGGCCAAGCGCGGCGTCACGGTCTCGATTCTCGTGACACCGAAGAACGGGTGCAGAGTTAAGAAAGTGGTGGACCGTGCCATCGCCTCCGGGCTGAGCATCCGCGTGTTCCACCTCAGGCTTCCCTGCGCGGAGGCCGGGCTGCCCGAGGGCTGCGAGCATTTTGACACGCTGCCGTCCAAGGACCACGTGCTGAACTTCTTCAAGGCCACCGCCATGCTGCGGGACCAGGTCCAGGATTTTATCGCCCGAGTTAATCCCACTTGCCTGATAGCCGACATGTGCTTTCCCTGGGCCACCGATGTCGCCACACAGCTGGGAATCCCACGCCTCGTCTTCCATGGCACCAGCTGCTTCTCCCTCTCCTGTGTAAACTTGTTAGAAAACTCTTCGTTTTTCGAAGGTATAGCTTCTGATACAGAATATTTCGTGGTGCCTGGATTGCCCCACCGGATCGAGATCACTAAAATCCAGGCCAGGGGCTCTGTTCAGGAGCTCAATCCGGAATCGGTCGAGATCCGGAAGCAGATCTTCAACTCCGAGGAAGACGCGGCCGGAACGGTGGCCAACACCTTCCAGGAGCTGGAGAGTGAATACATCAACAAATACGCTAATATCAAATCCAAAAAGGTGTGGTGCATTGGACCGGTTTCGCTCTGCAACGTGGAGGAGTCCGACAAGGCAGAGCGAGGAAACACGGCAGCAATTGAAGGGCACGAGTGCTTGAAATGGCTGGATTCCCACGCGCCGGGATCTGTTATCTACGTCTGCCTCGGGAGCATATCGCGCGTGGGCGACGTGCAGCTCATGGAGATGGGACTAGGCCTGGAGGCCACCAACCGCCCCTTCGTGTGGGTGATAAGGAATGCCTCAGACGCGTTCGAGTCGTGGCTGTCGGAGGAGAAATTCGAGGAGCGGGTGGGAGGGAGGGGGCTTTTGATCCGGGGGTGGGCGCCACAGGTGCTGATACTGTCGCACCGGGCAACAGGGGGGTTCGTGACGCACTGTGGGTGGAACTCGACTCTGGAGGGGGTGAGCTCGGGGGTGGGGATGATCACGTGGCCTGTGTTCGCGGAGCAGTTCTGCAACGAGAAGTTCATCGTGGGCGTGATCAAGACGGGGGTGAGAGTTGGGGTGGAGGTGCCTGTGCAGTTGGGAATGGACGAGAGTGGTGAAGTGCAGGTGAAGAGGGATGATGTGAAGAGAGCGATTGATGAGTTGATGGATGGAGGAGTGGAGGGGGcggagaggagagagagggcTCGGAGGCTCGGAGAGGCAGCGAAGAGAGCGGTGGAGGAAGGAGGGTCGTCTCAGGTTAGCATGACGGAGCTTATGCAAGATATGGTGCGGCTCAAGGCCAGCTACTCCGATAAATCTCTGGATGCTACTAAATTAGATGAAATTTCTTCTCTAATTTCTACTCCAGTTAACTAG
- the LOC121795472 gene encoding uncharacterized protein LOC121795472 — translation MKPESGLDIEYPSEFIKPEPGTGSGDPNRPESNSSSWMDHCYVPRVRPSEANGFAVYTRNKRFKSRSMDRASKIEGDPVVSVKIEDVVRLKDEFAVNGGDGLNVVEVGGDLGRDSEGEMMEIEVKEESIPLAGRRRFTRSLLADSEMENEDLGNLRDAVILEADGLVSEELALLGSMKTRKMEMKMSKKILIKGRPTTVRELFETGLLEGYPVFYNGGKRGFPLRGTIKDAGILCSCSFCKGAQVVPPCQFEIHACKSYRRASQYICLENGMSLLDVVKECRKSSVKTLEETIQNFIGPIPVKESVICRNCSGSFLATSAAKVELLCDSCMVILNSDFDAESVKSRPMEPLLGLSLSENGEVHSTPLKRGRPGRKMTKHSELKACAKSSAKSSLRGATKKKGQLKMTKMLSLSTSSLKSPGSVIMTYSKSLSDPTSNGRTSSRGLLRNKTTRKILKKLSSTASLSQSSKIASPPLSGNSKSSSKKITKKDQRMHKLVFENDGLLDGTEVAYYSNGKKLRDGYKMGSGIICRCCSTLVSPSQFEAHAGWASRRKPYMYIYTSNGVSLHEFAVSLLKGRKCSSKDNDDLCIICADGGKLVLCDGCPRAFHKECASLSSIPRGKWYCTYCQNMFLREKFVEWNANAVAAGRVSGIDPIEQITNRCIRTVKNPDEAEVIACIICRGYDFSKSGFGPRTVILCDQCEKEYHVGCLKKCKLADLKELPKGKWFCSGNCKWIYSALQNVLNAGSERLPDSTLEIIREKLTDKNSDFDTDLDVRWRLLSGKIASRETRVLLSQAVAIFHECFDPIVDSETGRDFIPSLVYGRNIRGQDFSGIYCAILTVNSTVVSAGILRFFGEEFAELPLAATRIGHQGKGYFQLLYSCIEKLLAFLNVKRFVLPATDEAKSIWTEMFGFNKIPEEQLLNYRKICWQMIGFKGTSMLEKPVPKCRIINQDEAEADDVPVQ, via the exons ATGAAGCCGGAATCGGGTTTGGATATTGAGTATCCGAGTGAGTTCATTAAGCCTGAACCAGGAACCGGTTCAGGAGATCCGAACCGACCCGAATCGAACAGTTCTAGTTGGATGGATCACTGCTATGTTCCTAGAGTGAGGCCGAGTGAGGCGAACGGTTTTGCGGTTTATACGAGGAATAAGAGGTTTAAGAGTAGAAGTATGGATAGAGCGTCTAAAATTGAGGGAGATCCTGTGGTATCAGTTAAAATTGAGGATGTTGTGCGTTTGAAAGATGAATTCGCAGTTAATGGTGGTGATGGATTGAATGTGGTTGAAGTTGGGGGTGATTTGGGAAGGGATAGTGAGGGGGAGATGATGGAGATTGAAGTGAAAGAGGAATCTATTCCTTTAGCGGGGAGACGGAGGTTTACGCGCTCTTTACTTGCTGACTCTGAAATGGAGAATGAGGATTTAGGTAATCTGAGGGACGCGGTGATTTTGGAGGCAGATGGATTGGTGAGTGAAGAATTGGCGCTGTTGGGCAGCATGAAGACTAGGAAAATGGAGATGAAGATGTCGaagaaaatacttataaaagGGCGGCCAACAACAGTTAGAGAGCTCTTTGAGACTGGGCTGCTGGAAGGATACCCAGTTTTCTACAATGGTGGCAAGAGG GGGTTTCCACTACGTGGTACGATAAAAGATGCTGGGATCCTGTGTTCTTGTAGTTTCTGCAAGGGAGCACAG GTAGTTCCGCCATGCCAGTTTGAGATACATGCCTGCAAATCATATAGACGTGCATCACAATATATCTGCTTAGAGAATGGGATGAGCCTCCTGGATGTGGTCAAAGAATGCCGAAAATCATCTGTTAAAACTTTAGAAGAAACAATACAAAACTTCATAGGCCCTATTCCTGTGAAGGAATCTGTCATCTGTAGGAATTGTTCTG GGTCATTTCTTGCGACCTCTGCTGCAAAGGTGGAACTCCTCTGTGATTCTTGCATGGTTATTCTGAATTCAGATTTTGATGCAGAAAGTGTAAAGTCAAG GCCTATGGAGCCATTATTAGGTTTATCACTTTCTGAAAATGGTGAAGTACATTCCACTCCCCTAAAAAGAGGTCGTCCAGGAAGAAAAATGACAAA GCATTCAGAGCTCAAGGCCTGTGCAAAATCATCAGCAAAATCCTCATTGCGTGGTGCAACAAAAAAGAAAGGCCAACTAAAGATGACTAAGAT GCTGTCACTGTCAACTTCTTCATTAAAGTCTCCTGGAAGTGTTATCATGACATATTCCAAATCATTATCTGATCCAACTTCAAATGGCAGAACTTCCTCTCGTGGCTTACTGAGGAACAAGACTACGAGAAAGATACTAAAGAA GTTGTCAAGTACTGCATCGCTCTCACAGTCCTCAAAAATTGCATCTCCTCCCCTTTCTGGGAACTCAAAAAGTTCCTCAAAGAAGATAACTAAAAA GGATCAGAGGATGCACAAGCTGGTCTTTGAGAATGATGGATTGCTAGATGGAACTGAAGTTGCTTATTATTCTAATGGAAAG AAATTGCGAGATGGCTATAAAATGGGATCAGGAATAATATGCCGCTGCTGTAGCACTTTG GTTAGCCCATCTCAGTTTGAAGCTCATGCTGGTTGGGCTTCCCGCCGGAAACC CTATATGTATATCTACACATCTAATGGTGTGTCTCTCCATGAGTTTGCCGTCTCTCTATTAAAAGGGCGCAAGTGTTCTTCAAAAGACAATGATGACTTGTGCATCATCTGCGCAGATGGTGGGAAACTTGTGCTATGTGATGGCTGTCCGAGAGCCTTTCACAAAG AATGTGCATCTCTTTCGAGCATACCTCGTGGTAAATGGTATTGCACCTATTGCCAAAACATGTTTCTTCGAGAAAAATTTGTTGAGTGGAATGCCAATGCTGTTGCAGCTGGGAGAGTGTCAGGTATTGATCCAATTGAGCAAATAACAAATCGTTGCATTCGAACTGTCAAGAATCCAGACGAAGCAGAAGTTATAGCATGCATAATCTGCAG AGGCTATGATTTCAGTAAGTCTGGCTTTGGTCCCCGTACTGTTATATTGTGTGATCAG TGCGAAAAGGAATATCATGTCGGCTGTTTGAAAAAATGCAAGTTGGCTGATTTGAAG GAACTTCCAAAAGGAAAGTGGTTCTGCTCTGGGAACTGCAAATGGATATATTCTGCTCTGCAGAATGTACTGAATGCAGGTTCAGAAAGGCTCCCTGATTCCACCTTGGAGATTATAAGAGAGAAGTTAACAGATAAGAATTCAGATTTTGACACTGATCTTGACGTGAGATGGAGACTTCTAAGTGGGAAAATTGCATCTCGGGAAACCAGAGTGTTGCTATCGCAGGCTGTAGCTATATTTCAT GAATGTTTTGACCCTATAGTTGATTCAGAAACTGGACGTGATTTCATTCCATCTTTGGTTTATGG GAGGAATATAAGGGGTCAAGACTTCAGTGGGATATACTGTGCTATTTTGACTGTGAA CTCAACTGTTGTATCAGCTGGTATCCTTCGGTTTTTTGGAGAAGAATTTGCCGAACTTCCTTTGGCTGCAACACGCATTGGTCATCAGGGAAAA GGATACTTTCAACTACTTTATTCATGCATCGAGAAATTGCTTGCGTTTCTGAATGTTAAAAGATTTGTTCTTCCGGCAACAGATGAGGCAAAGTCAATTTGGACAGAAATGTTTGGATTTAACAAGATACCGGAAGAGCAG CTTTTGAATTACAGAAAAATCTGTTGGCAAATGATTGGTTTCAAGGGGACATCCATGTTAGAGAAACCAGTGCCTAAATGTAGAATTATCAATCAAGATGAAGCAGAAGCAGATGATGTTCCGGTGCAGTGA